A segment of the Bufo bufo chromosome 5, aBufBuf1.1, whole genome shotgun sequence genome:
ggcgaGTAGAGTACGTTGCACCCCGttttgtgtacacagtgactgattTCCACCTTGTGTCCTCAGCTTGTTCCCCGCGGGGTCCGAATTCTCCGTATGTGCCCCAACCTGCCGTGTGTGATCCAGGAGGGGGCCATGGTGTTCTCCCGGGGGCCCGGGGCCGGGCAGGAGGAGGCCGACATGCTGAAGGATCTTCTGTCTGGATGTGGGATGTGCGAGGAGGTCCCTGAGTCCTACATGGATATCCACACCGGGATCAGCGGCAGCGGGGTGGCATATGTACGTCTGGGGGGGGGTTAAATACCGTTACCTGGCTGCCGTCTTCTCCCCTCGGGCCGCCGTctctccccctctccccccccccccccccccccccgggccgccgtctctccccctctcccccccccccctcgggcCGCCGTCTCGTCCCCCCCCCTCgggccgccgccccccccccccctcttccccccctcgGGCCGCCGTCTGGCTGCGGTCCCCTCTCCGGCTGCCGTCTCCCACCCCTCACTCACTAGTatacacttcccgtctgtctctCCCCAGGTTTACCTGTTTGCGGAGGCTTTGGTGGAAGGGGCGGTGAAGATGGGGATGCCCAGCGCCATAGCGAGCCGCATTGCTGCCCAGACATTGCTGGTGAGTCCTTGGCACCATGCGTCACTTCATCCTGCACCCACTGTACCGCATTTtcctgtctaaggcctctttcacacttgcgttgtccggatccgtcgtgcactccatttgccggaggtgcccgccaggtccggaaaaacgcaagtgaactgaaagcatttgaagacggatccgtcttcgaaATGCTttaagtgttactatggcagccaggacgctattaaagtcctggctgccatagtagtagtggggagcgggggagcagtatacttacagtccgtgcggctccatgcgatcacgtcatccatgggcgtggggcgccctgacgtcactctggagcgcccggggagccgcacggacggtaagtatgctgctcccccgctccccgctacactttaccatggctgccaggactttagcgtcccggcagccatggtaaccattcagaaaaagctaaacgtcggctccggtaatgcgccgaaacaacgtttagcttaaggccggatccggatcaatgcctttcaatgggcattaattccggatccggccttgcggcaagtgttcaggatttttggccggagcaaaaagcgcagcatgctgcggtattttctccggccaaaaaacgttccggaactgaagacatcctgatgcatcctgaacggatttctctccattcagaatgcattaggataaaactgatcaggattcttccggcattgagccccgacgacggaactctatgccggaacagaacaacgcaagtgtgaaagaggcctaaaaggaaGAGCCTTGTTTTGTGAATGGAATGCTAGTACTACAGTGCAGACTGACATGCAGCGTATCTAGCTGCTTCCTGACAACTCCTGTGTGTTCTGTATCGTTGtcagccattttttgtttccTATAGGGAGCCGCGAAGATGATGCTGGAGACTGGTGAGCACCCGGCGAAGCTGCGCTCTGATGTCTGCACCCCCGGCGGGACCACCATCCATGGCCTCCATGAGCTGGAAAGGGGGGCTCTGAAAGCCACAGTGATGAACGCGGTGGAGGCCGCCACCAAACGGGCGAGAGATCTGGACAAGCGCTAGAAGCGAGGGCGGGCACAGGGACCAAAGGAACTGACTGCAGGGACTGGGGCATGGCGCCCGCTTCTGGCATGAGGTTCTGCCTGCCGGACGGTGCCACGTCCTGACTGTAGAGCCCGTGGATGGCTCATATGGGACCAAGGATCGGGGAATCTTAAAGGAATACTCCAGCATAGAAAAGCCTATTTCTGGCTtgtgtcaggctccgccccctaaaCCCATAACTAGGCTTAACAGCAGTTTCTGGAGTGTTCCTTTGAggtgcccaccctgtatatctcaCAGGTCACTAGTGACCCCTCCTCCAGCTCAAGAGACTTGTGTaggtggagttcccctttaaagaAGACTTCAGAAACGCAGCTGGATCTTATTGGGAACAAGTAGTAAATTCAGTTCCTGATCTattttctgcttgctgtcagtgaatggaaatattCCTAGTCTTCGTTTAGAAACTAAAACTTTGTGCTGCCTCCACAGCTGATGGTTCGTGTCAGTGTACGTGAATATTTTTCTTCAGCTCGATGGGGACACTTGGGTTTTTCTGGCAGTTGTCCGGGTAGGTTACATGTTCTTACAGGAGTGTCACCTACCGCCATCAGGCATACACGCGGTCATATAGCTCTGCTGCCAGGATCTTCCTGAGGGCCCCAGTAATGTGCTGCCTGTGTATACGGGGCCTGTAGAGGACGCTGCGCATCATGGGATGGGCAGGAAACCGCGCCCTATACCTACCCGCAGGCTGCACCATGCTGACGGGCGCTGTGTGGGTTTGACAGCAGAACTGAGGTGGTCTGCCCGGGATCCCCAGGAATCGGATCCAGTATCGCACCGTGCCCGGGCAGGGGAGTCGGTCACTGAGCGAGCAGACGGGGGGCGTTCAGCGCCCACCACAGCTACGAAATCCTGTTCATAGATTGGGAGTCGCCCAAAACGTCAGGCGAACTAAAGACCTCTGTCCACTATGCAGATTGCTGTGCCTACTTCATCTACAgccaggcagtactatctgtacctatttCATCTACAGCCAGGCAGTACTACCTGTACCTACATCATCTACATGGAGAGAAAACaaagcagtactatctgtacctacatcatttacagggaggcagtactatctgtacctacatcatttacagggaggcagtactatctgtacctacatcatttacagggaggcagtactatctgtacctacatcgtttacagggaggcagtactatctgtacctacatcgtttacagggaggcagtactatctgtacctacatcgttTACAGGGTtagacaaggaggcagtactatctgtacctacatcatttacatggagagacagggaagcagtactatctgtacctacatcatttacatggagagacagggaagcagtactatctgtacctacatcaattACATGGAGAGAAAACaaagcagtactatctgtacctacatcgttTACAGGGTtagacaaggaggcagtactatctgtacctacatcatttacatggagagacagggaggcagtactatctgtacctacatcatttacaggagagactgggaggcagtactatctgtacctacatcatttacagggaggcagtactatctgtacctacattatttacagggaggcagtaccatctgtacctacatcatttacatggagagacggaggcagtactatctgtacctacatcattttcagggaggcagtactatctgtacctacatcatttacaggaaaagacagggaggcagtactatctgtacctacatcattttcagggaggcagtactatctgtacctacattatttacagggagagacagggaggcagtactatctgtacctacatcaattACATGGAGAGAAAACaaagcagtactatctgtacctacatcatttttagggaggcagtactatctgtacctacatcatttacaggagagactgggaggcagtactatctgtacataCATCATCTACAGCGAGAGactgggaggcagtactatctgtacctacatcatttacatggagagaaaaggaggcagtactatctgtacctacatcaattACATggagaggcagtactatctgtacctacatcatttacatggagagacagggaggcagtactatctgtatctacatcatttacagggaggcagtactatctgtacctacatcatttacatggagagacaaggaggcagtactagCTGTACCTACATCAATTACATggagagacaaggaggcagtactatctgtacctacatcatttacatggagagacagggaggcagtactatctgtacctatatcaaTTACATggagaggcagtactatctgtacctacatcatttacatggagaggcagtactatctgtacttacATCATTTACATTAGAGTCAGTGCATTGAGGCAGCTCTAGTGCggaggtccccaacctttttgtaTGTTGTGCGCCACTTTCAATGATGGTCGGGAGCAACAGCCAATTCAGAAAATAAAGAAGAGAAATTCTGAACGTGgagaaacaaaaacataaaattgGAAACATTCTCTGATAATGTTGTAGACCAGTGGTGGcggacctatggcacgggtgaaaAGGCGGCTCTCAGAGCCCTCTGtgggcaccctggaaaaagtctatggcgtacCAAGGGCGCACTATGCACGGCACAGGCGGCGCACAGAACGCAGGCGTCTATAGGTGACTGATGGAAGATCTACGATACTGGACGCACTCTCTGAAGGCttcaccatcactgacctagAGTGTAGTGTGGGACAAAATGTCACATCTGACaacattaggctccattcacacgtccgcaaatgggtccgcatctgttccgcaattttgtggaacgggtgcagacccattcattctctatggggacggattggatgcggacagcacacagtgtgctgtccgcatttgcggagcgcagccccgatcttcggctccgcaaaagatagagcatgtcctattcttgtccgcagcttgcggacaagaataggcatttctataggggtgccgggggggggtgttgcggatccgtaatacaccatggacgtgtgaatggagcctgaatCTTCCAAAAAAGACAAGACTTTTTCAATAAAAGGAACGTAAAAATAATTTATTACAGAACTTTATCGCTTCTGACATCAATGTACAGTGCATTTCTGGGACATGTTTTGGTTCTTTATTGTGGCTGAAGTTCAGAAATATAACATTGTGGGGGTCCATGATCAGGAGATAACATTGTGGGGGTCCATGATCAGGAGATAACATTGTGGGGGTCCATGATCAGGAGATAACATTGTGGGCGTCCATGGTCTGGGATGTATcagaggataacactgtgggggtcCATGGTCTGGGATGTATTAGGAGATAACACTGTGGGCGTCCATGGTCTGGGATGTATTAGGAGATAACATTGTGGGCGTCCATGGTCTGGGATGTATcagaggataacactgtgggggtcCATAGTCTGGGATGTATTAGGAGATAACACTGTGGGGGTCCATGATCTGGGATGTATCAGGAGATAACACTGTGGGGGTCCATGGTCTGGGATGTATCAGGAGATAACATTGTGGGGGTCCATGGTCCGGGATGTATTAGGAGATAACATTGTGGGGGTCCATGGTCTGGGATGTATCAGGAGATAACATTGTGGGGGTCCATGGTCTGGGATGTATCAGGAGATAACATTGTGGTGGTCCATGATCAGGAGATAACATTGTGGGGGTCCATGATCAGGAGATAACACTGTGGGGGTCCATGATCTGGGATGTATCAGGAGATAACATTGTGGGGGTCCATGATCTGGGATGTATCAGGAGATAACATTGTGGGGGTCCATGATCAGGAGATAACACTGTGGGGGTCCATGGTCTGGGATGTATCAGGAGTTAACATTGTGGGCGTCCATGGTCTGGGATGTATCAGGAGATAACATTGTGGGGGTCCATAGTCTGGGATGTATCAGGAGATAACATTGTGGGGGTCCATGGTCTGGGATTTATCACGAGATAACATTATGGGGGTCCATGATCAGGAGATAACATTGTGGGGGTCCATGATCAGGAGATAACATTGTGGGGGTCCATGGAATACACTGGGAGACAGCGCCCCCTGCATGCTGTGCGGCTTTATCCGGACCCCCAtattcaggcctcttgcacacgaccgtatggctttttcagtatttttgccgtccgtgtgcattccgtttttttttgctggcccctgatagaacagtcctatccttgtctgtaataataggacatgttctatctttcaacgtaaACAGAAGGCATACGGACTACCTTCCAGgttctttttgcggatccattcaagtgaatggtttcgtatacggaacgcaaaaaacggaacgtaaacggaaaaaataaacgtttgtgtgcaagaggccttactctgccTCACCGGTATCACACCTGGATCTACAAGATGTTTTGTGAGGAGACGTTTAGGAGTTTGGCAGGAGATCGATGGGATGAATGAGGAGAAGGAAGGGAAGGTGAGTTACAGAACGGTGAGGGCTGCAGGTAGGTTCACCTCTATAATAGTCTAAGGCAGGAATCATTTACAAAAGGCAAACAACGTCCTACATCGGGATctccagaatgtgggaaactaCAACAGTGTCCCTCTGTCACCACACAGAGACATGGAAGGTGTGGATGAAGAGCCCTGAGGGCAACTACGACCATCTCACCCCACAGAATGAGACACTACCCCAAAGTCTGCGAGATTACACCACTGATGTGAGATGTTGCCTGAAAGTCTGAGAACTTACCATATAGATGTGGGATATTATACATGAGATACTACCCCACAGATCTAAGACGGTGCCTAAAGCTGTGATGGCTGACCTccggctgtggtgaaactacaactcccaagatgcccccttgcttggctgttctcagaactccatataaatgaatggatcatgctgggagtcgtagtttcaccacagctggaggttagccatcactgctaaaGTCATAGATTTTACCCTGAGTGTGAAATATTACCTCTCAGTCTGAGATATCACCCCACAGATCTGCACCATCACCCCATAGATGTGAGATCTTTCATCAGTCTGAGATATCACCTCACAGATCTGCACCATCACCCCACAGATGTGAGATCTTACCTCAGTCTGAGACATCACCCCACAGATGTGAGATCTTACCTCTCAGTCTGAGATATCACCTCACAGATCTGCACCATCACCCCACAGATGTGAGATCTTACCTCTCAGTCTGAGATATCGCCTCACAGATCTGCACCATCACCCCACAGATATGAGATCTTACCTCTCAGTCTGAGATATCACCTCACAGATCTGCACCATCACCCCACAGATGTGAGATCTTACCTCTCAGTCTGAGATATCACCCCACAGATCTGCACCATCACCCCACAGATATGAGATCTTACCTCTCAGTCTGAGATATCACCTCACAGATCTGCACCATCACCCCATAGATGTGAGATCTTTCATCAGTCTGAGATATCACCTCACAGATCTGCACCATCACCCCACAGATGTGAGATCTTACCTCTCAGTCTGAGATATCACCTCACAGATCTGCACCATCACCCCATAGATGTGAGATCTTACCTCTCAGTCTGAGATATCACCCCACAGTGTGAGATATAACCCCACATATCTGGTTTATTGCCTCCAAGATTTaggaatctgacatatctcagaaaaaacaaataaaaattaagTATTTCCTGTATAAAATGTCATGGTGGAGATGTCCACCCGGTGACGGTTTCTTCAGCTCAGACTACAGCTAAACAGGCGGAACTGCCGACACATATTGCAGTATTTCCTGAGGACCTACTATGACGTGACAGCACATGAAGGGAGTATACATCATGTGTATCTATAACTGGCTACTGACTAAGTCTGTGATGCCACCCGTGCCCCTCCCCGCCTAATGTCATCACTCAGGAGCTGCCACAGTTAGTGCCTTTGGTCTGTGACTTCATTGGCCGGAGGCGTTGCACCCTGGCGATTAATGAACGTAACTGCGCAATTTCTACAGGGGCCACGTTCTGAGGCTCCTGGGCTTCAAACCACTGTAGAGCAGTCTCCAGCCCCTGAATGGCCTCGGCCGCTGTTGGGTCATGttctaggtcatcattatcactggGGTCTTCGTTGTCACAGGTGGGGTCTGGGTTCTCCCTCTCTGAGGACTCCTGCATGGCCGGGATGCAGTCATCAAGGTGCACCCACTCAACAAAGTCCTCTGGGGCTAAATGTTTGTAAACCAATGCGGCCAAGTTGGTCAAGTCCGAGAAGACCTTACTACAGTCATCGCTAACTGTGTCCGCTGTGGAGCTGCTCTCGAAAGCTGCTCTGAGGCCATAGAGCCAACATTTCTCAATACTTCCAGCCTGTATCATTCCCCACGCCTGGCCGGACAGGTAGATCATGTCTTTCAACAGAAAAGCCTTGACAAAATCTGAAGGAGGACCCTCAGCGGACACTACCATCCTCAGGAGCTCACGCTTGTAGAGTTGTTTGAAGGAAGAGATGACTCCTTGGTCCATGGATGGGATCTTACTTCTGGCGTTTTTCGAAAGGAATAAGACCCGTAGGCTGCCGTCGGGGGACTGAAGCTCCTTCTCGGGCAGAGTTCCTGCACACTGGTTGACAAGGAGGACTGCTTTCTGTTGGAGACAGCATCGTCTCAAGTATCGCTTCACTGTGGGTACAAACTCCTCCAAAAACCACTGTCTGAGAAGATCTGGAGTCATCTGCGCGTTCTTACAGTACGTGTAGGTCGctggtaacttgtcttgtttgtgGTGCCAAAGACTTGGTGGATCCCGCCGATTTCCGACAACCAATGGTTTTAGTTTGTGGTTGCCAGTAAGGTTGGCGACCAGGAGAATGGTGACTCTGTCCTTCACTTTCCGGTGACCTCCAGGCTGCTTAGCTGTTTCAATGTTGTGGGTTTGGTCTGGAAGGAGCTTCCAGTATAATCCAGTGATGTTGGCGTTGTAGATCTGCTCATCTCCATAGCCACCGTCGTTTGCCGATGTCTTGGGTTGTTCCTCTGGGTAGACCAGAACCGGGTCAATATCTGCTGGCCTGATCTCTGGTTCTCCATAGATGCGTTGGCTGGAGATGCCGTGTCTTCTCTGCCATCGCCAGAACCAGCCATGGCTGGCCTTGAAGGTGCAGTCCTCTCCATAGATCTGCTTGGCGAACGTCTCGGCTTGAGCTTGGATAATCGGCCCTGAGAGAGGAACTCCTTGCTGTCGTAGAGCGATGAACCACGAATACACGGCGCGGTCAATCTCTTCTTCATTGGCAAGGCGCATTTTTTTCCTCTGCGTCCCTACGTCTCCTCCAAGCTGGTCCAGAAACCATCTTAACTTCTGCTCGTCCTTCAGCCACCCCCGGAGAGTTCCTCCTGGCACCCCGAAATCCCTGGAGACACTGGCCTGACGTTCCCCGTTCTTGACCCTCTCTATGGCCTCCAGCTTGTCTTTGATGGAGTAGGCCTTACGTAACGCCATCTTCACCATGGTCTGCGCCCGATCTGCATCACCCAGTCTGGTCTCCAGGATCCGCCGTCCCTGGCAGGACATGACAGCAGGCGCTTGCTGCGGGCACAGGCACACACGTCATTCAGGCACCCATGAGTAGTCCACAAGGAAGGTGTGGTCTGTGCCCTGAGGTGCCAGGCTGTGGCCGCTGAGCTGCCAGCTAAGGCCCTGCTGGCTTCCTTTTGTTTGGCCTCTTGTCACAGCTTTACCTCCTCCCCTCCACAACCCAAACTCTGCCCAGTCAGGGAGACACACACGCATGCGCCGTGCCAACACCCTGCCAAGCCCACAGCGCATGCGCTTGTCTTCCAGCTGTCGCCCTACGTCACATAAATACGCATGCGCGCGGCTCTGTAACCTCCACGTCCTTACCGCGCAGGCGCTGATTTTAGGCTACGTCGTAGACTCAACCATCGCATAATGGAGCAGGGTAGCGAACCAAGGTAAATTAGCCGCTCAGTGACGTGCGGAAGGCCGAGTGAAATATTATCAGGGGGACTGATGCCGTTAACGTGTGTGGCCGTTAGTGACCGTTAGTTTAGAAGCCTACTTTCCACTCGGTGCCTCCCCTTTTTATATGCGTTGGTGTGGTCCGGGTTACTAGAGGCGGTCACGTGGTACGCTCCTTCCCTCCCGCTCTCTCTCCTGACACGGCGGCTTCTGCAGTGTGAGTACCGGGCCCGGCACAAGGGGTCCCGCCAGTCCCCGGCTTGTCGGGCGGGTTATTGGGGGCTGAGTGTTTAACCGGAAGGTCTAGGGGTCTGTACCGGGCGCTCGGCCTAGCGGTCGGGGAGTTGTAACGGtatgtgggggggaggggtgatTGTGAATGGACTATGTGAGGGGCCAGCTGATGGCAGGGGAGCCATGAAGTGTGGGGGCAGGGCTGtgtatgtgacatggggggctgggTGTATATGCGACACTGgaggtgtgtggggggggggggtgtatatgcgacactgggggtggggggagctGGGTGTATATGTGACACTGGGGGGATGTGACAGGGCTCAGCTTGGGGGGGATTCATGAAGTGTGGGGGCTTGTCAGGCAGGGCTGTATATGTGACATGTGGGGGCTGGTATCTGTGTGTATGACATGGGGGGGGCGGTCGGTGAGGCAGGTATGTTGTGTGTAACtctcatgggggggttgggtttcAGGTGCACGTAcatatggcggggggggggggggggggatattgggCAGGCACAC
Coding sequences within it:
- the PYCR3 gene encoding pyrroline-5-carboxylate reductase 3 isoform X3 — its product is MAAAGPVRGLKVGCIGAGKMAQGVLGGLILGGKVPVQDITVSAPSDTNLQYFRDRGCNTTHSNISVLYEARVLFLATKPHVLPQVLVEIAAALTADHLLVSMAAGVSLQTLEKLVPRGVRILRMCPNLPCVIQEGAMVFSRGPGAGQEEADMLKDLLSGCGMCEEVPESYMDIHTGISGSGVAYVYLFAEALVEGAVKMGMPSAIASRIAAQTLLVSPWHHASLHPAPTVPHFPA
- the PYCR3 gene encoding pyrroline-5-carboxylate reductase 3 isoform X2 yields the protein MAAAGPVRGLKVGCIGAGKMAQGVLGGLILGGKVPVQDITDRGCNTTHSNISVLYEARVLFLATKPHVLPQVLVEIAAALTADHLLVSMAAGVSLQTLEKLVPRGVRILRMCPNLPCVIQEGAMVFSRGPGAGQEEADMLKDLLSGCGMCEEVPESYMDIHTGISGSGVAYVYLFAEALVEGAVKMGMPSAIASRIAAQTLLGAAKMMLETGEHPAKLRSDVCTPGGTTIHGLHELERGALKATVMNAVEAATKRARDLDKR
- the PYCR3 gene encoding pyrroline-5-carboxylate reductase 3 isoform X1; translated protein: MAAAGPVRGLKVGCIGAGKMAQGVLGGLILGGKVPVQDITVSAPSDTNLQYFRDRGCNTTHSNISVLYEARVLFLATKPHVLPQVLVEIAAALTADHLLVSMAAGVSLQTLEKLVPRGVRILRMCPNLPCVIQEGAMVFSRGPGAGQEEADMLKDLLSGCGMCEEVPESYMDIHTGISGSGVAYVYLFAEALVEGAVKMGMPSAIASRIAAQTLLGAAKMMLETGEHPAKLRSDVCTPGGTTIHGLHELERGALKATVMNAVEAATKRARDLDKR
- the TIGD5 gene encoding tigger transposable element-derived protein 5 produces the protein MSCQGRRILETRLGDADRAQTMVKMALRKAYSIKDKLEAIERVKNGERQASVSRDFGVPGGTLRGWLKDEQKLRWFLDQLGGDVGTQRKKMRLANEEEIDRAVYSWFIALRQQGVPLSGPIIQAQAETFAKQIYGEDCTFKASHGWFWRWQRRHGISSQRIYGEPEIRPADIDPVLVYPEEQPKTSANDGGYGDEQIYNANITGLYWKLLPDQTHNIETAKQPGGHRKVKDRVTILLVANLTGNHKLKPLVVGNRRDPPSLWHHKQDKLPATYTYCKNAQMTPDLLRQWFLEEFVPTVKRYLRRCCLQQKAVLLVNQCAGTLPEKELQSPDGSLRVLFLSKNARSKIPSMDQGVISSFKQLYKRELLRMVVSAEGPPSDFVKAFLLKDMIYLSGQAWGMIQAGSIEKCWLYGLRAAFESSSTADTVSDDCSKVFSDLTNLAALVYKHLAPEDFVEWVHLDDCIPAMQESSERENPDPTCDNEDPSDNDDLEHDPTAAEAIQGLETALQWFEAQEPQNVAPVEIAQLRSLIARVQRLRPMKSQTKGTNCGSS